GTCGAGGGCTCCAGGATCGCTGCATACACAACCATTATCGGGTCGTTGATTAGTTAGGGAGGTTTTATGTCGAAGGCGAAATTTGAGCGGACGAAGCCGCACATCAATATTGGGACGATCGGGCATGTGGATCACGGGAAGACGACGCTGACATCGGCGATCACGAAGGTATTGGCGGAGAAGAAGATGGCGGAGTAT
The nucleotide sequence above comes from Nitrospiria bacterium. Encoded proteins:
- a CDS encoding GTP-binding protein, whose protein sequence is MSKAKFERTKPHINIGTIGHVDHGKTTLTSAITKVLAEKKMAEY